One window from the genome of Paraconexibacter algicola encodes:
- a CDS encoding enoyl-CoA hydratase/isomerase family protein, with product MPDPVVTTTVHEGVASVTLNRPDAMNAITVALARELEAALRDAAAGADVIVVRGAGDHFCVGGDYKELTRLQAQGPAAMRELFEAFGAATALIATLPVPVIAAVQGNAMAGGFELLQACDMAIVADDVRLADNHANFAMVPGGGGSQRLPRLIGRQRALAHILTGARIGAAEAVALGLALRAVPRAELDAAAGELAATLAAKDRTALARTKALVHEGLALPLDEGLALERRRVVEHLTSPDAMDAFTTKG from the coding sequence ATGCCCGATCCCGTCGTCACGACGACCGTCCACGAGGGCGTCGCGTCGGTCACGCTGAACCGCCCCGACGCGATGAACGCGATCACCGTCGCGCTCGCCCGCGAGCTCGAGGCCGCGCTGCGCGACGCCGCCGCAGGCGCCGACGTCATCGTCGTGCGGGGCGCCGGGGACCACTTCTGCGTCGGCGGCGACTACAAGGAGCTCACCCGCCTGCAGGCGCAGGGCCCCGCGGCGATGCGCGAGCTGTTCGAGGCGTTCGGCGCCGCGACCGCGCTGATCGCCACCCTGCCGGTGCCGGTGATCGCCGCCGTCCAGGGCAACGCGATGGCCGGCGGCTTCGAGCTGCTGCAGGCGTGCGACATGGCGATCGTCGCCGATGACGTGCGCCTGGCCGACAACCACGCGAACTTCGCGATGGTGCCCGGCGGGGGCGGCTCGCAGCGGCTGCCGCGGCTGATCGGCCGCCAGCGCGCGCTCGCCCACATCCTCACCGGCGCGCGGATCGGGGCGGCGGAGGCGGTCGCCCTCGGGCTCGCGCTGCGCGCCGTCCCCCGGGCCGAGCTCGACGCCGCCGCGGGCGAGCTGGCCGCCACGCTCGCCGCGAAGGACCGCACCGCGCTCGCCCGCACCAAGGCGCTCGTGCACGAGGGCCTCGCGCTGCCGCTCGACGAGGGCCTCGCGCTGGAGCGCCGCCGCGTCGTCGAGCACCTGACCTCCCCGGACGCGATGGACGCGTTCACCACGAAGGGATGA
- a CDS encoding enoyl-CoA hydratase/isomerase family protein, which produces MTDEPPVLLEVRDGVAHLTLNRPEQSNALNATLLEQLLEIVGRLRGDRDVRVVLLTGAGKNFCGGGDVVEFASKGEQLPDHLVVLTEQLGRIAAGLVGLDVPVIAAIQGAATGGGGLGLACAADIVVAGESARFMVAATRVGMAPDAGMTFTLPRLVGLRGALDLALTNPLLSAAEAKELGLVGRVVPDDALADEALALATKLARGPRDSQAETKRLMWAGAGAAFGAVLDDEAATVSRLSGSADAREGLAAVIERRRPEFS; this is translated from the coding sequence ATGACCGACGAGCCCCCCGTCCTGCTGGAGGTCCGCGACGGCGTCGCGCACCTCACGCTCAACCGCCCCGAGCAGTCCAACGCGCTGAACGCCACGCTGCTCGAGCAGCTGCTCGAGATCGTCGGCCGCCTGCGCGGCGACCGCGACGTGCGCGTCGTCCTGCTCACCGGCGCCGGCAAGAACTTCTGCGGCGGTGGCGACGTCGTCGAGTTCGCCTCCAAGGGCGAGCAGCTCCCCGACCATCTCGTCGTGCTCACCGAGCAGCTCGGTCGCATCGCCGCCGGGCTCGTCGGCCTCGACGTCCCGGTGATCGCCGCGATCCAGGGCGCCGCGACCGGGGGCGGCGGCCTCGGGCTCGCCTGCGCCGCGGACATCGTCGTCGCGGGCGAGTCGGCCCGCTTCATGGTCGCGGCGACGCGGGTCGGCATGGCCCCCGACGCCGGGATGACGTTCACCCTCCCCCGCCTCGTGGGGCTGCGCGGCGCGCTCGACCTCGCGCTCACCAACCCGCTGCTGAGCGCCGCCGAGGCGAAGGAGCTGGGGCTCGTCGGGCGCGTCGTGCCCGACGACGCGCTCGCCGACGAGGCCCTGGCGCTCGCGACGAAGCTCGCGCGCGGCCCGCGCGACTCGCAGGCCGAGACGAAGCGACTGATGTGGGCCGGGGCGGGCGCCGCGTTCGGCGCGGTCCTCGACGACGAGGCGGCGACCGTCTCGCGGCTGTCCGGGAGCGCCGACGCCCGCGAGGGCCTCGCCGCGGTGATCGAGCGTCGCCGCCCGGAGTTCTCGTGA
- a CDS encoding nuclear transport factor 2 family protein, which produces MPDLAAWGRAWSADEPDALLALYAPDAVYTDVGSDLVFHGHDELRAFFAFMLRFSPDGLIEFHEAYGDDRGFASRWTWSGTAAGKLKVRDRVYPATGRRFSVPGVAYCTTTPDGLLATHADYWDMHAVLHQLELT; this is translated from the coding sequence GTGCCGGACCTCGCGGCGTGGGGCCGCGCCTGGAGCGCCGACGAGCCCGACGCCCTGCTCGCCCTCTACGCCCCGGACGCGGTCTACACCGACGTCGGCTCCGATCTCGTCTTCCACGGCCACGACGAGCTGCGCGCGTTCTTCGCGTTCATGCTGCGGTTCTCGCCCGACGGGCTGATCGAGTTCCACGAGGCCTACGGCGACGATCGCGGCTTCGCGTCGCGGTGGACCTGGTCGGGCACGGCGGCCGGGAAGCTCAAGGTCCGCGACCGCGTCTACCCCGCGACGGGCCGGCGGTTCTCCGTCCCGGGCGTCGCGTACTGCACGACCACCCCCGACGGCCTGCTGGCGACCCACGCCGACTACTGGGACATGCACGCCGTCCTGCACCAGCTGGAGCTGACATGA
- a CDS encoding SDR family NAD(P)-dependent oxidoreductase, with protein MTTPRRFDGRRALVTGGSRGIGEGIARRLAAEGAHVIVAGRSLGPAQEVAGEIGGSAVQMDISDAEATMAAVAALGPLDVLVNNAGFDDFAYFTDTAPQQWRALLGTNLEGMFACTHAALPAMQQAGYGRILNIGSEAGRIGSKGNAVYATTKAGIIGFSKSIARENARYGITCNTLAVGPIDTPLTDAARAVPVHGEKMVQAMKDGTLLRRLGTTEEVGAAAAFLCAEEASFVTAECLGVSGGMGISA; from the coding sequence ATGACGACGCCCCGACGCTTCGACGGCCGCCGCGCCCTGGTCACCGGGGGTAGCCGCGGCATCGGCGAGGGGATCGCCCGCCGCCTGGCGGCCGAGGGCGCGCACGTGATCGTCGCCGGTCGCTCGCTGGGCCCCGCGCAGGAGGTCGCCGGGGAGATCGGCGGCAGCGCCGTGCAGATGGACATCTCCGACGCGGAGGCGACGATGGCCGCGGTCGCGGCGCTCGGCCCGCTCGACGTCCTCGTCAACAACGCGGGCTTCGACGACTTCGCGTACTTCACCGACACGGCCCCGCAGCAGTGGCGGGCGCTGCTGGGCACGAACCTGGAGGGCATGTTCGCCTGCACGCACGCGGCGCTGCCCGCGATGCAGCAGGCCGGCTACGGGCGGATCCTCAACATCGGCTCGGAGGCGGGTCGGATCGGCTCCAAGGGCAACGCGGTCTACGCGACGACGAAGGCCGGGATCATCGGCTTCAGCAAGTCGATCGCGCGCGAGAACGCCCGCTACGGCATCACCTGCAACACGCTGGCGGTCGGGCCGATCGACACGCCGCTGACCGACGCGGCCCGCGCGGTCCCGGTGCACGGCGAGAAGATGGTGCAGGCGATGAAGGACGGCACGCTGCTGCGACGCCTCGGGACGACCGAGGAGGTCGGGGCGGCGGCGGCGTTCCTGTGCGCCGAGGAGGCGTCGTTCGTGACCGCGGAGTGCCTCGGGGTCAGCGGCGGGATGGGGATCAGCGCCTGA
- a CDS encoding PGPGW domain-containing protein yields MHGEEPGLDHARTRPGGWRGRLRENPATRHAYLVGVFVAGLLCIALGLALVVLPGPLTIPPMLLGLWIWSWEFRFAEKIFDEFQEKGQAAWEEAKRRPVVAGVTSVGGIVLAGVVVWAVLSYDLVDKGRDAVGL; encoded by the coding sequence ATGCACGGAGAGGAACCCGGACTCGACCACGCCCGCACCCGCCCCGGCGGATGGCGCGGCCGGCTGCGCGAGAACCCCGCGACGCGGCACGCCTACCTCGTCGGCGTCTTCGTCGCCGGGCTGCTCTGCATCGCGCTCGGGCTGGCGCTCGTCGTGCTGCCCGGACCGCTGACGATCCCGCCGATGCTGCTCGGCCTGTGGATCTGGTCGTGGGAGTTCCGCTTCGCCGAGAAGATCTTCGACGAGTTCCAGGAGAAGGGCCAGGCGGCCTGGGAGGAGGCCAAGCGCCGCCCGGTCGTGGCCGGCGTCACCTCCGTCGGCGGCATCGTGCTCGCCGGCGTCGTCGTCTGGGCCGTCCTCAGCTACGACCTCGTCGACAAGGGCCGCGACGCCGTCGGGCTGTGA
- a CDS encoding MBL fold metallo-hydrolase yields the protein MSAPALDDDAHAALQTAAEAGLHRIPVPTPFAIGDVNTYVIEGDGLALVDAGPNSATALSGLEQGLATHGWAITDLDVVFVTHQHIDHIGLAGEVARRAGAEIVCLDLLEPVLADWNAFAQQDDDDAFLLMSRHGVEAHVAEALHAVAALVRGWGAPARVDRTVRAGETVTLAGRAFEVAWRPGHSPSDTTLLEPSSRILIAGDHLLKDISSNALIARPMGLPFGPWEGARPRPTPLLQYRESLRATREQDLALALGGHGGPVVDHPALVDERLRAHERRADDFHAILTDGPMSAHEIATAKWGEVAITQAFLTLSEVLGHLDLLLADGRIVEDRSQHVIRFRQA from the coding sequence ATGAGCGCCCCGGCCCTGGACGACGACGCGCACGCCGCGCTGCAGACCGCCGCCGAGGCGGGGCTGCACCGGATCCCCGTCCCCACGCCGTTCGCGATCGGGGACGTCAACACCTACGTGATCGAGGGCGACGGGCTCGCGCTCGTCGACGCCGGACCGAACTCCGCCACCGCGCTCAGCGGCCTCGAGCAGGGGCTCGCCACGCACGGCTGGGCGATCACCGACCTCGACGTCGTCTTCGTCACCCACCAGCACATCGACCACATCGGCCTCGCCGGCGAGGTCGCGCGCCGCGCCGGGGCGGAGATCGTCTGCCTCGACCTGCTCGAGCCCGTCCTCGCCGACTGGAACGCCTTCGCCCAGCAGGACGACGACGACGCCTTCCTGCTCATGTCGCGCCACGGCGTCGAGGCGCACGTCGCCGAGGCGCTGCACGCCGTCGCCGCGCTCGTGCGCGGCTGGGGCGCCCCCGCCCGCGTCGACCGCACCGTCCGCGCGGGCGAGACCGTGACACTCGCCGGGCGCGCGTTCGAGGTGGCGTGGCGGCCCGGCCACTCGCCGTCGGACACGACCCTCCTCGAGCCGTCGTCGCGGATCCTCATCGCGGGCGACCACCTGCTCAAGGACATCTCCTCCAACGCGCTCATCGCCCGGCCGATGGGCCTGCCGTTCGGCCCGTGGGAGGGCGCCCGGCCGCGCCCGACCCCGCTCCTGCAGTACCGGGAGTCGCTGCGCGCCACGCGCGAGCAGGACCTCGCGCTCGCCCTCGGCGGTCACGGCGGCCCCGTCGTCGACCACCCGGCGCTCGTCGACGAGCGGCTGCGCGCGCACGAGCGGCGCGCCGACGACTTCCACGCGATCCTCACCGACGGCCCGATGAGCGCGCACGAGATCGCGACCGCGAAGTGGGGCGAGGTCGCGATCACGCAGGCGTTCCTGACGCTGTCGGAGGTCCTCGGACACCTCGACCTGCTCCTCGCCGACGGCCGCATCGTCGAGGATCGCTCGCAGCACGTCATCCGCTTCCGTCAGGCTTGA